A part of Leifsonia xyli subsp. xyli str. CTCB07 genomic DNA contains:
- a CDS encoding lytic transglycosylase domain-containing protein, with protein sequence MGTETTEIVPLNPANPVGFAFKRSQRPHIRSRTAVWSFAFTAAVGFALVNVVDPYSGSAASPAYADTLRAIGQTSRYGDAPVQSLTAPDAQGLTVTRDAVGVKSKPKPEPAPTPVATAVQKPSSAGSSSAPAVGSPDPGSAQAIAYQMLQARGMGDDQYACLVSLWNRESHWNVYAHNSGSGAYGIPQALPGSKMASAGPDWQTNAATQITWGLGYISGRYGNPCGAWSHSQSNGWY encoded by the coding sequence GTGGGTACAGAGACAACCGAGATCGTTCCGCTGAACCCGGCCAATCCGGTCGGTTTCGCTTTTAAGCGTTCTCAGCGTCCACACATCCGTTCGCGCACGGCGGTCTGGAGCTTTGCCTTCACCGCAGCGGTCGGCTTCGCCCTCGTCAACGTCGTTGACCCGTACTCGGGCTCGGCCGCCTCGCCCGCGTACGCCGACACACTGCGGGCGATCGGCCAGACGTCGCGCTATGGCGACGCTCCCGTGCAGAGCCTGACCGCTCCGGACGCGCAGGGTCTGACCGTCACACGCGACGCGGTCGGGGTCAAGTCAAAACCGAAACCGGAACCGGCTCCTACTCCCGTTGCCACCGCGGTGCAGAAGCCGTCTTCCGCCGGGTCGAGCAGCGCTCCCGCCGTTGGTTCCCCGGACCCGGGCTCCGCCCAGGCCATCGCGTACCAGATGCTCCAGGCGCGGGGGATGGGCGACGACCAGTATGCCTGCCTCGTCTCCCTGTGGAACAGGGAATCCCACTGGAACGTGTACGCCCACAACAGCGGAAGCGGCGCGTATGGCATCCCGCAAGCCCTCCCCGGCAGCAAGATGGCTTCGGCCGGGCCGGACTGGCAGACGAACGCCGCCACGCAGATCACCTGGGGGCTCGGCTATATCTCCGGCCGCTACGGAAACCCCTGCGGCGCGTGGAGCCACTCCCAGTCCAACGGCTGGTACTGA
- a CDS encoding alpha/beta hydrolase has protein sequence MTTAPVEIRGGVELPARREDIELRTRDGLTLLGELASPLERDPLATLVTLHPLPTAGGFMDSHILRKAACRLPALADIAVLRFNTRGTSSPRGRSQGEFGDGIEERYDMEAAMTFVAERGLPHPWLLGWSFGTELALLHGRDCPVEGVILLSPPLHRAKPEHLAAWAGDQRPIVALIPEHDDYLRPAEAAERFRPLPQIELVAVAGGKHLWVGENQTRRVLDEVVARLNPAAVPLPTHWPPAP, from the coding sequence GTGACAACGGCCCCTGTCGAGATCCGTGGCGGCGTCGAGCTGCCGGCACGGCGCGAGGACATCGAACTGCGCACCCGCGATGGGTTGACGCTCCTGGGCGAGCTGGCGAGCCCACTGGAGCGGGACCCGCTCGCGACTCTCGTCACCCTGCACCCGCTGCCCACCGCGGGCGGGTTCATGGACTCACACATCCTGCGCAAGGCGGCCTGTCGCTTGCCTGCTCTCGCGGACATCGCCGTGCTGCGGTTCAACACGCGGGGGACCTCCTCGCCCCGAGGGCGCAGCCAGGGTGAGTTCGGGGACGGGATCGAGGAGCGGTACGACATGGAGGCGGCGATGACGTTCGTCGCCGAGCGCGGGCTTCCGCATCCGTGGTTGCTCGGCTGGTCGTTCGGGACGGAACTCGCTCTCCTGCACGGCCGTGACTGTCCGGTGGAGGGCGTCATCCTGCTCTCGCCACCGCTGCACCGTGCCAAACCGGAGCACTTGGCGGCCTGGGCGGGGGACCAGCGGCCGATCGTGGCGCTCATCCCGGAGCATGACGATTATCTGCGACCCGCCGAGGCGGCGGAGCGGTTTCGTCCGCTGCCGCAGATCGAGCTGGTGGCGGTCGCAGGCGGCAAGCACCTCTGGGTGGGGGAGAACCAGACCCGGCGTGTGCTCGATGAGGTCGTGGCACGCCTCAACCCGGCGGCGGTTCCGCTGCCGACGCACTGGCCGCCGGCTCCGTAG
- a CDS encoding AI-2E family transporter, giving the protein MKIQNPFRVGLIGALGVGLGILILTSIVSLATIITYIGAALFLALGIEPLIVFLERRKVPRWLALITTLVIVIGAFVGLIWAIVPVAVGQATQLVQNTVSWVSNGDAEKWFLTLQHQFPTIVNQQNIDAVTQWLQQNLPDITSKVLQTGIGIVQGAFGVVIVIILTIYFTASLPSIKRAGYQLVPASRRSRFADIGDQITDSVGKYVMGQVVLALVNGVLSTIFLSVIGAKFPILLASIAFFFSLIPLVGTITGSVIIVFVCLFSGPPTAIAAAVYYIVYMQVEAYVLSPRIMNRAVSVPGAVVVVAALAGGTLLGILGALVAIPFAAAILLIIKQVLVPRQNEL; this is encoded by the coding sequence GTGAAGATCCAGAACCCATTCCGCGTCGGTCTCATCGGGGCTCTCGGGGTAGGGCTCGGGATACTCATCCTGACCTCCATCGTCAGCCTCGCGACGATCATCACCTACATCGGTGCCGCGCTTTTCCTCGCGCTCGGCATCGAGCCGCTCATCGTCTTCCTCGAGCGCCGCAAGGTTCCGCGCTGGCTCGCGCTGATCACCACCCTGGTGATCGTGATCGGAGCTTTCGTCGGCCTGATCTGGGCGATCGTCCCGGTCGCCGTCGGCCAGGCAACTCAGCTGGTTCAGAACACCGTCTCCTGGGTGAGCAACGGTGACGCCGAGAAGTGGTTCCTCACGCTGCAGCACCAGTTCCCGACGATCGTCAACCAGCAGAACATCGACGCTGTGACCCAGTGGCTGCAGCAGAACCTCCCCGACATCACCTCCAAAGTCCTGCAGACCGGCATCGGGATCGTCCAGGGCGCCTTCGGCGTGGTCATCGTCATCATCCTGACGATCTACTTCACCGCTTCCCTGCCGTCGATCAAGCGCGCGGGATACCAGCTTGTGCCGGCCTCCCGTCGCTCCCGGTTCGCGGACATCGGCGACCAGATCACCGATTCCGTCGGCAAGTACGTGATGGGTCAGGTCGTGCTCGCACTCGTCAACGGCGTGCTCTCCACGATCTTCCTGAGCGTCATCGGCGCCAAGTTCCCGATTCTGCTCGCGTCGATCGCCTTCTTCTTCTCGCTGATCCCGCTGGTCGGAACGATCACCGGCTCGGTCATCATCGTGTTCGTCTGCCTCTTCTCCGGACCGCCGACCGCGATCGCCGCCGCTGTCTACTACATCGTCTACATGCAGGTCGAGGCGTACGTCCTCAGCCCGCGCATCATGAACCGGGCAGTCTCGGTCCCGGGCGCGGTCGTCGTCGTGGCCGCTCTCGCCGGCGGCACGCTGCTCGGCATCCTCGGTGCGCTCGTCGCCATCCCGTTCGCAGCCGCCATCCTGCTGATCATCAAGCAGGTCCTGGTCCCGCGCCAGAACGAGCTCTGA
- a CDS encoding large Ala/Glu-rich protein, whose amino-acid sequence MATDESDFTQVFRGYDKDEVDKTVQDLRGELIKSNTKSADQSKEIKRLQLRIEELNAEIEEVGSPTYSGLGTKLENTLRVAEEQSTRLIAQADIDAEKLRAGVAAEVEKVKRSAAQQAERMLADAQARAATLLEDAQIESNDLLTKTRTSKETLLTDAMREAAAIRGAVATEAAELRATSKREAAAVRAEADREAAELKAVASREAAAARAEAADLERTIVSRRGELEKALADDRPAFERETAQTLLELERHVAETNDSLAAEQTRVRDRLTADAAQARADLAAEVEMQRADLAAKAAQTRADLANEDATTRQALATEVEQTRKALAAEVEQTKGALIAEVEQTRARLAEEVITARAELAEELENTRAELAEEVTTTKSALDHEVTRAKSALAEELSRERSTLTAEVTTTQARLAAEVDETRSALNAEVSTTRSALAAEVEQTKSRLKAEVEQARSALEAELSGTKSRLAADIEQTAAKLAADREESRSALAEETERTRATLAEDIRRTAVELENQRATTANELADDIEQQRLELAREAEQTRISLADETERARVALERDSAQARAELAREIAAGTTALNAQLAERQAAFDQEAAAARAALDAELVTLRTTTLEEVDRHTREVEQARIDLEVELRARRDEAEKEHLSRHQEAVAQTQKYLDEANVQLAEAVKRTAQARAEAEAHESEARETVKSARKEAEQTAADIVHDAEERAASLIGDAEERTQRLVSDAEERLSQIRIEREAVAGYFENLRGMLQQADHVSAVRQD is encoded by the coding sequence GTGGCCACCGACGAATCGGACTTCACGCAGGTCTTCCGCGGTTACGACAAGGACGAAGTCGACAAGACCGTCCAGGACCTGCGCGGCGAGCTCATCAAGTCGAACACCAAGAGCGCCGATCAGTCCAAGGAGATCAAGCGTCTCCAACTGCGCATCGAGGAGCTGAACGCCGAGATCGAAGAGGTCGGCAGCCCCACCTACTCAGGGCTCGGCACCAAGCTGGAGAACACCCTCCGCGTCGCCGAGGAGCAGTCCACTCGTCTCATCGCGCAGGCCGACATCGACGCCGAGAAGCTGCGCGCCGGCGTCGCCGCCGAGGTCGAGAAGGTCAAGCGGTCCGCGGCCCAGCAGGCCGAGCGCATGCTGGCCGACGCTCAGGCGCGCGCGGCGACGCTGCTCGAGGACGCCCAGATCGAGTCCAACGATCTGCTCACCAAGACGCGCACCAGCAAAGAGACGTTGCTCACCGATGCCATGCGCGAGGCAGCCGCGATCCGCGGCGCCGTGGCGACGGAGGCCGCGGAGCTGCGTGCGACCAGCAAACGCGAGGCTGCGGCCGTCCGTGCCGAAGCCGACCGGGAGGCGGCCGAGCTGAAGGCGGTCGCCTCCCGCGAAGCGGCCGCCGCGCGCGCCGAGGCGGCCGACCTCGAGCGGACCATCGTCTCCCGGCGCGGCGAGCTGGAGAAGGCCCTCGCCGACGACCGCCCCGCCTTCGAGCGCGAGACCGCTCAAACGCTTCTGGAGCTCGAGCGCCATGTCGCCGAGACGAACGACTCCCTCGCCGCCGAACAGACCCGGGTCCGCGACAGGCTCACTGCCGACGCCGCGCAGGCCCGCGCCGATCTGGCCGCCGAGGTCGAGATGCAGCGTGCCGACCTCGCCGCGAAAGCAGCACAGACCCGAGCCGATCTCGCCAACGAGGACGCCACCACCCGCCAGGCTCTCGCCACGGAGGTGGAGCAGACCCGGAAGGCGCTGGCCGCCGAGGTCGAGCAGACGAAAGGCGCGCTCATCGCCGAGGTCGAGCAGACCCGCGCCCGCCTCGCCGAGGAAGTCATCACCGCGCGCGCAGAACTGGCCGAAGAGCTGGAGAACACCCGGGCAGAACTCGCGGAGGAAGTCACCACCACGAAGTCCGCGCTCGACCACGAAGTCACCCGCGCCAAGTCCGCCCTCGCCGAAGAGCTGTCCCGCGAGCGCAGCACCCTCACCGCGGAGGTGACCACCACACAGGCACGTCTCGCGGCCGAGGTCGATGAGACCCGCTCCGCGCTCAACGCCGAGGTGAGCACCACCCGTTCGGCTCTTGCCGCCGAAGTCGAGCAGACCAAGTCCCGGCTGAAGGCCGAGGTCGAGCAGGCCAGGTCGGCGCTGGAGGCCGAGCTCAGCGGCACCAAGTCGCGGCTCGCCGCCGACATCGAGCAGACCGCCGCCAAACTCGCCGCCGATCGCGAGGAGAGCCGCTCGGCGCTCGCGGAAGAGACAGAGCGCACCCGCGCCACCCTCGCAGAGGATATCCGCCGCACCGCCGTGGAGCTGGAGAACCAGCGCGCCACCACAGCGAACGAGCTGGCGGACGACATCGAGCAGCAGCGCCTCGAACTGGCCCGCGAGGCCGAGCAGACCCGCATCTCGCTCGCCGACGAGACCGAGCGGGCCCGCGTCGCCCTCGAACGCGACAGCGCGCAAGCTCGAGCCGAACTCGCCCGTGAGATCGCTGCGGGCACGACCGCGCTCAACGCCCAGCTCGCCGAGCGCCAGGCCGCTTTCGACCAGGAAGCCGCGGCCGCACGCGCCGCTCTGGACGCCGAACTGGTGACCCTGCGCACGACAACGCTCGAAGAGGTCGACCGGCACACGCGGGAGGTCGAGCAGGCCCGGATCGACCTCGAGGTCGAACTGCGCGCCCGCCGCGACGAAGCCGAGAAAGAGCACCTCAGCCGCCATCAAGAGGCCGTCGCCCAGACGCAGAAGTACCTGGATGAGGCGAATGTCCAGCTCGCGGAGGCGGTCAAGCGCACCGCGCAGGCCCGCGCCGAGGCCGAAGCCCATGAGTCGGAGGCTCGTGAGACGGTCAAGTCGGCCCGAAAAGAGGCCGAGCAGACCGCCGCTGACATCGTCCACGACGCCGAAGAGCGCGCTGCTTCTCTGATCGGAGATGCCGAAGAGCGGACGCAACGCCTGGTCTCCGACGCCGAAGAACGTCTGTCGCAGATTAGGATCGAGCGCGAAGCCGTCGCCGGCTATTTCGAGAACCTGCGAGGGATGCTGCAGCAGGCGGATCACGTCAGCGCAGTCCGGCAGGACTAG
- a CDS encoding tetratricopeptide repeat protein: MNQIPPTPTNLRGAVDLSALVNRPAPGEAGPTAIGEEIALPSLFFEGTDANIDDFLQLSARIPVVVELVAEWSEPASELVPVLDRVIAEFGGRLVLVKVDVDANPQLAQAFQAQSVPTVAAIVAGRPVQLFAGALPEEQIKDVFGQLLALAAQNGVTVAAAVETGAAPSDAPATEPDPEPLPPHHAAASEAIDRGDYETAIAEYKTAIAQDPRDAMAVAGLAQVGLLSRLVGKTMEDIRTAGANEPSDPDAQLAVADLDLSGGRIEDAFDRLLSLFPTLDAAGKEAVRTRILDYFEIVGVEDPRVAKARARLASLLY, encoded by the coding sequence ATGAACCAGATCCCGCCCACTCCGACGAATCTCCGCGGCGCCGTCGACCTCAGCGCACTCGTGAACCGGCCGGCGCCGGGTGAGGCTGGCCCCACAGCGATCGGCGAGGAGATCGCCCTGCCGAGCCTGTTCTTCGAGGGCACCGATGCGAACATCGATGACTTCCTTCAGCTGTCGGCGCGCATTCCGGTCGTCGTCGAACTCGTCGCGGAGTGGAGCGAACCGGCCAGCGAGCTTGTTCCGGTCCTCGACCGGGTGATCGCAGAGTTCGGTGGGCGGCTCGTGCTCGTGAAGGTCGATGTGGACGCCAACCCGCAGCTCGCCCAGGCTTTCCAGGCTCAGTCCGTGCCGACCGTTGCGGCGATCGTCGCGGGACGCCCGGTGCAGCTGTTTGCCGGGGCGCTGCCGGAGGAGCAGATCAAGGATGTGTTCGGACAGCTCCTGGCGCTCGCCGCGCAGAACGGCGTGACCGTCGCAGCGGCCGTCGAGACCGGTGCGGCCCCGTCCGACGCTCCGGCCACGGAGCCGGATCCCGAGCCGCTACCCCCGCACCACGCGGCGGCCTCCGAGGCGATCGATCGCGGCGACTACGAGACGGCCATCGCCGAGTACAAGACGGCGATCGCGCAGGACCCGCGGGACGCGATGGCGGTGGCCGGGCTCGCCCAGGTCGGCCTGCTCTCGCGCCTCGTCGGCAAGACGATGGAGGACATTCGCACGGCCGGGGCGAACGAACCGTCCGACCCGGACGCGCAGCTCGCGGTGGCCGACCTGGATCTCTCGGGCGGCCGCATCGAAGACGCCTTCGACCGGCTGCTCTCCCTGTTCCCGACACTGGACGCGGCGGGCAAGGAAGCGGTGCGCACGCGCATCCTGGACTACTTCGAGATCGTCGGCGTGGAGGACCCGCGCGTCGCGAAGGCCCGGGCTCGGCTGGCATCGCTGCTGTACTGA
- the glgB gene encoding 1,4-alpha-glucan branching protein GlgB has product MTPLPERAAALPGIDDAVLHAVATGSYHDPHSVLGQHQVAAAGIADPVTVIRTLRPLAEAVFAVLPTGAYLELAHLAHGIWQGVDIAGPGAYEIEARYADGSAWSADDPYRFLPTIGELDLHLIREGRHERLWTALGARLRDLGGVTGTAFTVWAPHARAVRVVGDFNGWDGTLHSLRNMGSSGVWELFVPGVGEGAIYKFDLLAQSGDWVRKIDPMAQLAETPPDTASRIAVSRHEWQDGEWMRRRAASDPHTGPMSIYELHFGSWRPDLGYREAADQLIDYLGALGYTHVEFLPLAEHPFGGSWGYQVTGYYAPTSRFGSPDDLKYLIDRLHRAGIGVLLDWVPGHFPKDDWALARFDGQPLYEHADPRRGEHADWGTYVFDYGNSQVRNFLVANALYWLEEFHIDGLRVDAVASMLYLDYSRDADGWEPNIHGGRENLEAIAFLQEVTATAYKRNPGTIVIAEESTSYPGVTAPTSSGGLGFGLKWNMGWMHDSLQYIREDPLYRSWHHSRITFSFVYAWSESFLLPISHDEVVHGKGSLLGKMPGDHWQQLANMRAYLAFMWAHPGKQLLFMGQEFGQPSEWSEERGLDWWILDQPAHRGLWNLVCELNAVYRGAPALWAHDNDPSGFEWLDGSDAAGNVLAFLRKDGRGEPIAVILNFSGAPHTEYRVGLPFAGGWEELLNTDADVFGGSGVGNFGGVTAVEEPWMGSPASAVLTLPPLGALFLKTGR; this is encoded by the coding sequence ATGACCCCCCTCCCCGAGCGAGCCGCCGCCCTGCCCGGGATCGACGACGCCGTGCTGCACGCCGTCGCCACCGGCAGCTATCACGATCCGCACTCCGTGCTCGGCCAGCACCAGGTGGCCGCCGCCGGGATTGCCGACCCGGTCACGGTCATCCGCACCCTGCGCCCACTGGCCGAAGCCGTGTTCGCCGTACTGCCGACCGGGGCGTACCTCGAGCTGGCGCACCTCGCGCACGGCATCTGGCAGGGTGTGGACATCGCCGGCCCCGGTGCGTACGAGATCGAGGCCCGCTACGCCGACGGCAGCGCCTGGTCCGCCGACGACCCCTACCGTTTCCTGCCGACCATCGGCGAGCTCGACCTCCACCTCATCCGCGAGGGCCGCCACGAGCGGCTCTGGACGGCGCTTGGCGCCCGGTTGCGCGACCTCGGCGGCGTCACGGGCACAGCTTTCACTGTGTGGGCGCCCCACGCTCGGGCCGTCCGTGTCGTCGGGGACTTCAACGGCTGGGACGGAACGCTGCACTCCCTGCGCAACATGGGCTCCTCCGGAGTGTGGGAGTTGTTCGTCCCCGGGGTCGGCGAAGGCGCGATCTACAAGTTCGACCTGCTCGCGCAGTCCGGCGATTGGGTGCGCAAGATCGACCCGATGGCGCAGCTGGCCGAGACCCCGCCGGACACAGCCTCCCGCATCGCCGTCAGCCGGCACGAGTGGCAGGACGGCGAGTGGATGCGCCGCCGCGCGGCCAGCGATCCGCACACCGGTCCGATGTCGATCTACGAACTCCACTTCGGCAGCTGGCGTCCGGACCTCGGCTACCGCGAGGCGGCCGACCAGCTCATCGACTACCTCGGCGCCCTCGGCTACACGCACGTCGAGTTCCTGCCGCTCGCCGAACATCCCTTCGGCGGCTCCTGGGGATACCAAGTCACCGGATACTACGCGCCGACGAGCCGCTTCGGGAGCCCCGACGATCTCAAGTACCTCATCGACCGCCTGCACCGCGCAGGAATCGGGGTACTGCTCGACTGGGTTCCCGGCCACTTCCCCAAAGACGATTGGGCGCTCGCCCGCTTCGACGGCCAGCCGCTCTACGAGCACGCCGACCCGCGACGCGGCGAGCACGCCGACTGGGGCACCTACGTCTTCGACTACGGCAACTCGCAGGTGCGAAACTTCCTCGTCGCCAACGCGCTCTACTGGCTCGAGGAGTTCCACATCGACGGTCTGCGGGTGGATGCCGTCGCGTCGATGCTCTACCTCGACTACTCCCGGGACGCCGACGGATGGGAGCCCAACATCCACGGCGGGCGGGAGAACCTCGAAGCGATCGCCTTCCTGCAGGAGGTCACCGCGACCGCCTACAAGCGGAACCCCGGCACGATCGTGATCGCGGAGGAGTCCACGAGCTACCCTGGCGTCACGGCTCCCACCTCCTCCGGCGGTCTGGGCTTCGGCCTCAAGTGGAACATGGGGTGGATGCACGACTCGCTCCAGTACATCCGCGAGGACCCCCTGTATCGGAGCTGGCACCACAGCAGGATCACGTTCTCGTTCGTGTACGCGTGGAGCGAGAGTTTCCTCCTGCCGATCAGCCACGACGAAGTCGTTCACGGGAAAGGGTCGCTCCTCGGCAAGATGCCCGGCGACCACTGGCAGCAGCTCGCGAACATGCGCGCCTACCTGGCGTTCATGTGGGCGCACCCGGGCAAGCAACTGCTCTTCATGGGCCAGGAGTTCGGCCAGCCCTCCGAGTGGAGCGAGGAGCGCGGCCTCGACTGGTGGATACTCGATCAGCCCGCCCACCGCGGCCTGTGGAACCTCGTCTGCGAGCTGAACGCCGTCTACCGCGGCGCCCCCGCACTCTGGGCCCACGACAACGACCCCTCTGGTTTCGAGTGGCTGGACGGATCGGACGCGGCCGGCAACGTCCTGGCTTTTCTGCGGAAGGATGGGCGCGGAGAGCCCATCGCGGTCATCCTGAACTTCTCGGGCGCCCCGCACACGGAGTACCGGGTGGGACTGCCTTTCGCGGGCGGCTGGGAGGAACTGCTCAACACGGACGCGGACGTGTTCGGCGGCTCCGGAGTCGGCAATTTCGGCGGGGTGACCGCGGTGGAGGAGCCGTGGATGGGAAGTCCGGCCTCGGCGGTGTTGACGCTGCCGCCGCTCGGAGCGCTCTTTCTCAAGACCGGGCGCTGA
- a CDS encoding alpha-1,4-glucan--maltose-1-phosphate maltosyltransferase, with the protein MAKSAATRPEDPAAPGYEPRLPRIPILGLRPQVDEGHWAATAFSGEVVPFRATAFREGHDRIGVDLLLLDPIGEQTEHRMHAVAPGTDRWEVEVLLRQEGLWQYRVQAYDDEYATWRHNAEVKIRAGIDVELMLRTGHDVLVRAAADRHRSTAERRRLSEAATAVADAAKPVDERFAATTDDRIGRILAERPLIALPSLSATRTVLVERARAGVGSWYEFFPRSEGARKLSNGSWRSGTFRTAAKRLPEIAAMGFDVVYLPPIHPIGRTFRKGPNNTLDAGAADPGSPWAIGSADGGHDAIHPELGTEKDFVQFLGKAKQVGLEVALDLALQASPDHPWVTEHPEWFTTLPDGTIAYAENPPKKYQDIYPLNFDNDDEGLRAEILRIVHHWMSLGVRIFRVDNPHTKPLRFWEWLIHTINATDPDVVFLAEAFTRPAVLQTLAKAGFQQSYFTWRNTKAELEEFFTGLATETADFLRPNLFVNTPDILTEYLQFGGPAAFKIRAALAATVAPTWGVYSGFELYENVVRGGAEEYIDNEKYEFRPRDYTRAQTLGRSLAPYLTMLNRARSEHPALRQLRNLRVHWSDDDAVLVYSKHLPGAFTRSNRPDTVIVVANVDPHSVRETNVHLDVEALGLPAGSPFEVKDIVTGQRWTWGTDNYVRLDAFTEPVHILVAKPLDARTTEPAR; encoded by the coding sequence GTGGCAAAGAGCGCAGCGACCAGACCAGAGGACCCCGCGGCTCCCGGCTACGAGCCCCGCCTCCCCCGCATCCCGATCCTGGGGCTGCGGCCCCAGGTCGACGAAGGTCACTGGGCCGCCACGGCCTTCAGCGGCGAGGTCGTCCCGTTCAGGGCCACGGCTTTCCGCGAGGGCCACGACCGCATCGGCGTCGACCTGCTGCTCCTCGACCCCATCGGCGAGCAGACCGAGCACCGCATGCACGCCGTCGCGCCCGGCACCGACCGCTGGGAGGTCGAGGTCCTGTTGCGGCAGGAGGGGCTCTGGCAGTACCGCGTGCAGGCCTACGACGACGAATACGCGACCTGGCGGCACAATGCGGAGGTGAAAATACGCGCCGGGATCGATGTCGAGCTCATGCTGCGCACGGGTCACGATGTGCTGGTCCGCGCGGCGGCTGACAGACACCGCAGCACCGCCGAGCGCCGGCGCCTCTCGGAGGCCGCCACTGCGGTGGCGGATGCGGCGAAGCCGGTGGATGAGCGTTTCGCCGCAACCACGGATGACCGGATCGGCCGCATCCTGGCCGAGCGCCCGCTCATCGCGCTCCCCTCGCTCTCGGCCACCCGCACGGTCCTGGTCGAACGTGCCCGGGCCGGCGTCGGAAGCTGGTATGAGTTCTTCCCCCGCTCCGAAGGCGCCAGGAAGCTGTCCAATGGCTCCTGGCGCTCCGGCACGTTCCGGACCGCGGCCAAACGGCTGCCCGAGATCGCCGCGATGGGCTTCGATGTCGTCTACCTGCCGCCCATCCACCCGATCGGCCGCACGTTCCGCAAAGGCCCCAACAACACCCTCGATGCCGGAGCGGCCGACCCCGGATCCCCCTGGGCCATCGGCTCCGCAGACGGCGGCCACGACGCCATCCATCCCGAACTCGGAACGGAGAAAGACTTCGTTCAGTTCCTCGGTAAGGCCAAGCAGGTGGGACTCGAGGTGGCACTGGACCTGGCGCTGCAGGCGTCCCCCGACCACCCGTGGGTGACAGAGCACCCAGAGTGGTTCACGACACTCCCGGACGGCACCATCGCCTACGCGGAGAACCCGCCGAAAAAGTACCAGGACATCTATCCCCTCAACTTCGACAACGACGACGAGGGACTTCGCGCCGAGATCCTCCGCATCGTCCACCACTGGATGTCGCTTGGCGTCCGCATCTTCCGCGTCGACAACCCGCACACCAAGCCGCTGCGCTTCTGGGAGTGGCTGATCCACACCATCAATGCCACCGACCCGGATGTCGTCTTCCTGGCGGAGGCGTTCACCCGCCCGGCGGTGCTGCAAACCCTCGCGAAGGCGGGCTTCCAGCAGTCGTACTTCACCTGGCGGAACACCAAGGCGGAACTGGAAGAGTTCTTCACCGGGCTCGCCACCGAGACAGCCGACTTCCTGCGCCCGAACCTCTTCGTGAACACGCCGGACATCCTGACCGAGTACCTGCAGTTCGGCGGTCCCGCGGCGTTCAAGATCCGCGCCGCCCTCGCCGCCACCGTCGCGCCCACCTGGGGGGTCTACTCCGGCTTCGAACTGTACGAGAATGTCGTCCGGGGCGGCGCCGAAGAGTACATCGACAATGAGAAGTACGAATTCCGGCCGCGCGACTACACCCGGGCGCAAACGCTCGGCCGCTCGCTAGCGCCCTATCTGACCATGCTCAACCGGGCGCGCAGCGAGCACCCCGCCCTCCGCCAGCTGCGGAACCTGCGGGTGCATTGGAGCGACGACGACGCGGTGCTCGTCTACTCCAAGCATCTGCCGGGCGCGTTCACCCGCAGCAACCGGCCCGACACCGTGATCGTGGTCGCCAATGTCGATCCGCACTCGGTGCGGGAGACGAATGTTCACCTGGATGTCGAAGCCCTCGGCCTCCCCGCCGGCTCACCGTTCGAGGTCAAAGACATCGTGACGGGACAGCGCTGGACCTGGGGCACCGACAACTACGTCCGCCTCGACGCTTTCACCGAGCCCGTCCATATCCTCGTCGCGAAGCCGCTGGACGCCCGAACGACGGAGCCAGCCCGATGA
- a CDS encoding DUF3846 domain-containing protein, with product MLSEILIDPHGGISNVWCSFTSEGQRQDWMRGHIGADLYGFISLPEDIDVWVDDEGLYRGAPVNVELTRMIDKHRPTTPIHGNGLILGVNQDGDVVSLTLDQQASVVAWWRSVTTNGTDPDALRPRMALV from the coding sequence ATGCTTTCAGAGATTCTCATCGACCCGCACGGGGGCATCAGCAACGTCTGGTGCAGCTTCACATCGGAGGGCCAGCGGCAGGACTGGATGCGCGGCCACATCGGCGCTGACCTCTACGGGTTCATCAGCCTGCCGGAGGACATCGACGTGTGGGTGGACGACGAAGGGCTCTACCGCGGTGCGCCCGTCAACGTCGAGCTGACGCGGATGATCGACAAGCACCGCCCAACGACGCCGATCCACGGCAACGGGCTTATCCTCGGCGTCAACCAGGACGGCGATGTCGTCTCTCTGACCCTGGACCAGCAAGCCAGCGTCGTCGCCTGGTGGCGCTCCGTCACCACGAACGGCACCGACCCGGACGCGCTGCGCCCGCGCATGGCGCTCGTCTAA